The Helianthus annuus cultivar XRQ/B chromosome 11, HanXRQr2.0-SUNRISE, whole genome shotgun sequence region TCAAAGTGATCGAGGCGATCCATTCGGGCGGCTCCGGGTGGTCCTTTTTACCAGGTAATAAAGCGGTAGGAGGGGTATGGTTTAACATCTGTAAGATTTTTAATAATCCTATTGTTGAGAGAAAGCCGCTTCGGAGTTTTTTTAAAGGAGTTATCGGCTCGGGTAACAACATTTTATTCTGGCTTGATCCGTGGTTAGAGGAAACTTCTAAAAGATATTTATCCCGAGTTATTCCGGTTGGAAATCGTCAAGACTTGCTCAGTTAAAGACCGGTTAGATGATGGTGGATTATGGCTATGGAGACATGATCCCGAGTGGCAGAGGAAATTGAAGAGTTGGCGGGGTTGTCAGGTAAGTTGTGCTCGGATACTCTCGGCAATGACAGGGATAAATGGAGATGGCTGGGCGACTCTTCGGGGTTGTTCTCGGTGAAGACGGTGAAAAAATTGATGTCTAGCAATAGTGTAGATGGTAACAGGCATGTGCTCGATTGGTGCAAGTGGATCCCGCTGAAATGCAACGTTTTGGTGTGGAGGTTGGAGATGAACCGAATTCCTACTTCTGATGCGCTATTAAAAAGAGGTATATCGATCGGTACCGGGGTTTGTTCGTTATGCGGCCACGAAGATGTATCCGTGGATCACCTCTTCCTGTCGTGTCAAATGACTTCTGTTCTTTGGCAAAAGGTTAGTAGATGGTGTTATATTCCGAATATCTTTGCTTTTTTCGCTCAAGGATTTGTTTGAAGTTCAAAAATTTGGTAGAATGGGGCCGGTAGAGAAGAAGGTGGTGCAAGGTATTATCTATATCTCGTGTTGGTGTCTTTGGAAGGCCAGGAATAAGGCGATTTTCTTGAGTATCCGGGTCAAAGTGGAAGATATCTTCAGTGAAATTAGATCGGTGAGGTATTGTTGGTTTAAACATAGATCGCCCTTTCGATCCATTCTTTGGAGCGATTGGAGTAAATTTGTAATCATGTAGTGCCTTTGTCTGTTTGTGTTGTCTGGCTCAGTTTTCGGGTCGGTTTTTTCTATAGAAGTtcactttcaaaaaaaaaaaaaaatgaagaaaaagtGTATCATAATTACCAAATAAAGCACGGGCAAGATTGTTATTTTCCATGTATTCATATGCAAGCAACAACTGATTGCCTTCAATACAGCATCCATGGAGCTTCACAAGATGTGGGTGTTGCAAAGCAGAAATCACTCCCAGCTCATTCAAAAACTCCCTATTTCCTTGCCTTGATTTAGAGGAGAGCTGCTTTACTGCGATTAAGGTGCCATCTGACAATACTCCCTTCATAAAAAAGACAAGTTTTTAATTTCCAACAAAATTAAAATCATGTTTAATATTATGTGATCAGGAAATTAAGTACATGTTACCTTGTAAACAGAGCCAAAACCACCTTCTCCAATCTTATTAGCAACATCAAAATTGTTTGTTGCTGTTTTGATTTGCCTCAATGTAAAGGAACCAGTAAGCCCATTCAACTCTGTTGaaccacaattttatttttgAGCATGTCAAAAACTCAGGAGAGATTTAAATTCAGGGGAGTTTGGTAACAGATATTCAATCTCAAGACGCATATGCAATCACCCCTTAACTAGGGGTGTGAATCCCGACACAACACAATACGAAATcgcgggtttgggtttagtctaaacaggttcgggtcagtttcaggttgaacttCCAACCACATTTAGCACAActggtcgtgttcgggtcaacctggCAGGTTGATCGGTTTAGTGTTTTGTTCTTTTTAAAATCATGTTTTATGGCATGGTTACGAAACGCACCAAAATTTAAAAGTTAAAAGAGAAGTTGAGATCAAGTATTATATCTTAAACATAATCCTTAAATACATCTTTGTATTTTTAGttaataatttataatttatagtagtaaatataaaataaaagtcgGTTTAACGGGTCTTAGTTTCGTCGTACAGGTTTGGCATGTACTACCTAATTCCGTTGCATTTCTGCATCTTAAATAACCACGCCACCATAAAGCTCCAAGGATTAAGTTGATCAGGCAAAGTGTTCCAACCACAATTCCAGACACAGTCCATGCAGACACACCATTTCCATTTCGCTGGAGAGGTCTATCTTTTGGTGGAACCCAAAAATCTGAATAATTTAAGAGGAAGATAGAAACACTAGTCAAGGTCCGTTGAAAAAACAATAGTATACAAGGAGCACAATccaactacaaaaaaaaaaaaaaaaaaaaaaaaaaaaagccattTATCAAAGAGAGGTTCTTTTAGAAATGCTAAAAGGTGAGTGTTATGAAAGACATGGAATATATGAACGTGTTATCAGAAAATACCATCTAAAATTTGAGGTAGCAGGGTTTTACTTTTTTGAAACAAGAAAGTGTTTTTTTTGAAAGATGTATATTAATCACAGAACAGTCCCCAAAAACAAGGGCAGCCAACAAACACCAAACTAATTACAAAACATCAAAAGAAATCCACCTATCCCAAGTAATATCCGAATCCTTCGATCTCTTCGATCTGATTCATCTCTTTTTGTTAATCGCTCCACCAACACTCGCATTTTTCTTCTCGGATTCCTCTCTAATCACCAAATCTATTACTACTCTCGCCAACTATTTTTCTCTCAAAGATCTTGGATCTCTCTCTTATTTCCTAGGTGTTGAAGTCATATCTCACACCAAGGGTCTATTCCTATCCCAATCTAAATAGATTCTTGATATATTAAATGGAACCAACATGAGTGATTGCAAGCCGACAACCACCCCAATGTCCTCCTCGGAACATCTTACTAAGACCGATGGCATACCCCTCGAGTCTCCTACTGAATACTGAGCATTTGTCGGGGCCTTACAATACCTTTCCTTTAGCCGACTCGATGCCGCTTTCACGGTTAAAACGCTCTCTCAATTTATGCACTCTCCAAGCAATTTACATTTGGCTGCCCTCAAGAGACTACTTAGATTCCTGCATGGTACCATGCACCAGGGGATTCTTCTACAAAGGCATTCCCCACTACACCTTCACGCCTTTACCGATGCCGATTGGGCGGGTGACAAATCCACATACCGTAGCACAACGGGTTATATTGTTTACTTAGGGGCAAACCCAATTGATTGGAGTTCCAAACGACAACCAACCTTAGCCCGCTCCTCCACCGAAGCTGAGTTTCAGGCCATTGCATCCACCTCTACTGAAGTACAATGGATCATTTCCCTTCTATGCGAGATTGGCTACAAGTCTAGTGTTAGGCCGccattttttgtaacaatttaaGTGCCACGCACTACTCGGCTAATCCGGTATTTCACTCTCGAATGAAACATCTTGCAGTTGACTTTCATTTTGTACGTGAAAAAATAAAATCAGGAACAATACAGGCCACGCATATCGCTGGAGACGACCAACTTGCCGACGCATTAACCAAACCATTGCTGAAACCACGGTTTCACAATCTCATGTCCAAGATCGGCCTAATCTCAGAACGTCCATCTTGCGCGGGCATATTAAAGTTGGTCAACCAAATTTCCCTCCCCAAACagataaataaaaattttaaattcTTTATTATTTATATAGTATATATTGTATATTTATTTCTACAGTGAAAGTCGGGCTCAAGCTCGTTTAAGCTTTGACTCGATTGAGCTTTTAACGAGTCGATCACGAGTAGCTCACGAAGTTTACACCGCTAAGTGCTTGTACCATAAATGTGGATGTGGGTGACGTTGTCCTTACTACTTACAAATTACTCTTAAACCGTATATCATAATTTGTACCCTAAAGAAACTGCCTTACCACTCACACACAAAAAAAATGGTGGGTTGTGTATGTTTATGTCCATGATTTCTCGTAAATAACCAAAAAAGATACAAAGAATGACTAGGGAAGTAGGAACATAACTCATGAAAAGTGACATCCACCCCCTCTATCCCCCACCCCCACAACAAAGTCATGTTCATGTCAGATATTGGCTTTGCATCTATTAAAGGCGCCCTCAGCCCCTCACCTCGCATGAGCATTAGAGAAGATGCTCTCCTTTGACTACATAGGAATACTTCTCTCAACGAAAGTATGTACTTtactaagggcatgtttggctaagcttttcaaacTAACTTATTGGCTTATTGACTTATCAAAAAGCTAATAAGCTCCTTATAGTGTTTGCCAAATGGAAAAGTGCTTttaaaaatgactttttgatATGAATGAAAAGGAGTTTTTGAAAAGTCATGAGATTGTGACTTCTTGTTTAGCTTATAGCTTTTCAACCAacaaattaccaatataccccttATTTTTTAACACCCCTTATGAAAGAAtgtccattttagtcattttacatcaataagctaagtcaaacactttttaaaaaacaacttattgacttattggctttccCACCTCATAAGCTAATCCACagtccaaacacttttttaaaaaactctttttcaaaaagtccttttcccaaaagtccttttctcaaaaatccttttctcaaaagtCTTTTTTAACTCTAATAAGCTTAGCCAACCATGCCCTAAAACATGCCCTATACGGGACATTACATTATTTGGGCCCAACCTTAAAGTCACATTCTAACCTGATTGTTTCTTTGGACgtaaaataagttagtcatccaaACAGTAGTCAGACAAATTTTAGTTATAGCAATATAAGGTAATTAATAATAGCTTACTTGGCTTCACAGAAATAGCTGAAATAAGAGGACCATATACTCCTCGTGATGGTATAGTGGTTGTTCCCTTCCCAGCCCAATTGAGTCGGATAAACAAAGTAGTGCTAACATTAACcgtataagttttcacaattttTTTCCCAACCCCACCTGCTTCGTCTCTGATGTCAAAATCTTTCGCCACTTGTTCACCCTAACACATTGCCAACAATTTATACAATTAAGCTTCAAAAAGAAGGAACTAGAGTTAGTCACACATCACAATATAaggaaaaaaccattttgaccACTTAGGAACTTACCCACCTCTAGTTATTCATCACTATAGCAGGTATATCCAGTTCAATAACAACATTTAAGAGGCTTGGgtgatatttatttatgaaaACTCACCTGAATGTAGATATCAAATACACGCCTCCCAAGGCTGCTATATGTTCCATCATTGGTAAAAATGATCTCGGCAAAGTGAAGGCTTACATTGTAGCTTCCATTAACCAAACAAAAACCATAATATGTCAAAGATAAAGATGAGACTCGTGCACTCATGTACAATTCAGGGTTGTCCATCAAGAGTCTAGAAGTATTTTTCACAGTATAATTATCAACGCTGACATCGTTACCCAAAAATTGACCAGTGTTGCTGAATCCCCATCCACTTTCAGTTGATGTGAAAAATGAAGCACCACCATCGTCCAAGTCACTTTCATAAGAATCATTTCCAACGCTCAATCCATTCCCACCACAATCGATATACAAGGAAGACCAATCTAATCCAAAAAGTACTATATATCATAAAATCTAAATTCATCATACATATATGAGAACGTAATATGTAAATTAATATTACTTGTTTGACAACCACTGCTACCCAAGCATGCGACCTTGTTACTGGTAAAATAGTACAAAGATATAAAAGAGAGTAAGTCACATAGAAATGCACGTTACTCAATCTTTAGGTCGATCAAGAAACTTACGAAATGGTATCGTCCGAAAATGAAGCAAATAAGTTTCTGCAATAAAATAATAGAAACCTCAAGACTTAGCTTGTTTATTGAAAACACTCTGTAGAAAGATGTGATTGGTCTTACGTCTTCCGCACATGACAACCGGACATGGGAGGGTTATTATATGTAAAATTGTTGTACGACAAATCACTGCAAGAACACTCATGACATTAGTTGTCAGTATATTCTACAACCAAACAAAGGGACATCAAAAGAACCAAGTCTGGCATGTTTTACATCATATAAACTTACATTTCATTTCCAATACTGAGCATCCAATCAGGCACACTTCCAGATAGCAAGTTTCCAGTAAGATAgctaaaaattaaaatatatttcagtaaCAATTATGCTGGATAGCAATACATTATAACGAGAAGCATGTGAGATAGCAATACATGTACTTACATATAGTTTGTGTCTTGTAGTTCAGAGAAACTTTTAGGGATGGATCCATTAAGCTTGTTAAAGCTGAAGTCTCTGAAGAGTAACAGAAACAATTTAATACCATGACTCTTGAAATCCACAAGTGTGGACCTCTCATACTTGGAATGCGGAGTGTGCATGAAAAAGACCAAACTTCAAATCAGGAAGTAATTTCAATTATTTTAGGCTGAATATTAGAACTTTGAATTTTGGCAGAACCTTGTCCTTTCTTAAATGAAGGGCCGTTTTGAATCTTAAAGGTTATCAAGTGTAGAACATCTTAAATTTTACCAAAGGACTACCTTGTTAGAGAATATTAAACATCAGATAGTTTCCAGAACCACAATTGTTTTTGGAAGTTGTTACAAGAAAATCATACTGTCCGGTATGCATATGGCCTTTCAGTTTAATACTTTTTTACCGTTCCAAAAGGAAGCAAAACCAAGCATCAGGTTTGGGTTAAaattccaattaacaaaaatcaagccaattcgagcacaatttcgaggtaagttttacatcaatcaactcgtatcctcgttctgatcaaaagccctaaaacattggtttataatttggaaaaaaacttaactccgttaagctattttaacggcggactattttacaaaaaaatgaccagttcggattattatcggccaataactgacttgggattattatcggccaaattgagttaggtgagattatttatttccaatttgccggTAAAGATTTACAACCGAAGAGCTATGTTTGTGAGTTTTTATCAATGCAAAGAAATTCCATGTATTGGTAAATAAGTTGAGGAATGAGCAAAAGGTCCATATTACTAACAAGACTTCCAGACTTGAGGCAAGATATTGTGGTAACTGGCCAATTAAATTGCAGCTCCTCAAGAACCTGGCAAGATTATGTTCAGATACATTAATCCAAAAAACAAATGGTAACACTCAACAAAAAGAAGCAATTCAACTTACAGGTGCGTGAAACGCGTTGTATTACTAAAGGGTGGACAAAGGGTGTCTGGTCCTCCCAAGTCACTGATTCTCCTGCATCTCGTGAGTCAGTCAACATAAATATTTGACAAAAGTTGCAAGCAGAATAAAGACTAGATAAGAGAAATTACTGACAGGTCTGTCAGGCTTTCCGATAGAGTAATGCTAGAAGGTATTGGTCCCTCCAATCCACTGGCCTGAATCCTTCTGTTATTCACAAACTCTATTCAAATACAATAGCTACAGCCAATAAACGGAAAAGCAAGAGTTGGGAAACATCTCACAAGCTCGTGAGACTTGTCCATTCTCCAATGAAATCGGGTATCTTCCCAGAGAAGTTGTTACCGCTAATCCGACTGTGTAAGAAACAAAAATCTAATTAGGCAACTCCACCTAGCCATATTGCGACCAAAGAATAATTAGATCCAACAAGGTAATAGAACTCACAACTCCTTCATATTGACCAGTTTCACAAATGATTAGAGGTGGCAAACAAAACCCAACCCAGATATTTTGGGTTATTTTGGGCctatttaaaaaagaaaataagtTAGATTGGGCTAGAGAATTAGACAAgatgggttagaatgggttttAAAATACCCATCTTAATTTTCACATGGGTCAAGATGGGTTTTTACCCCCTAAACCTAAAACACGCATCTTCATAGTGTTTGGATTCATCTACAGACGATAATCATGCTGCGTCCAGTGAATCTTCGTTTCTGCTGCGTCCAGTGAATCTTCATACAATATTTCTTTCTAATCATGCTCGCACCCTTGGTACGATTCATCTACAGACGAATCTCCTTACAGTGAAATCACCCTTGGCAA contains the following coding sequences:
- the LOC110898799 gene encoding probable leucine-rich repeat receptor-like serine/threonine-protein kinase At3g14840 isoform X1; the encoded protein is MLLVILCVTVLPFAFASINTTCLPSKEVDALREIGRKLGKDWDFERDPCRDWEISSIGERENNVTCIAEPNSTICHVVSINLQGQSLPGILPPELVNLPYLQNLELNRNRLSGTIPPAWGFMERIVNIALLANRLNGSIPQELGNIRTLKSLSVEDNMMYGAIPHELGNLTSIERFRISGNNFSGKIPDFIGEWTSLTSLRIQASGLEGPIPSSITLSESLTDLRISDLGGPDTLCPPFSNTTRFTHLFLRSCNLIGQLPQYLASSLEVLDFSFNKLNGSIPKSFSELQDTNYIYLTGNLLSGSVPDWMLSIGNEIDLSYNNFTYNNPPMSGCHVRKTNLFASFSDDTISNKVACLGSSGCQTNWSSLYIDCGGNGLSVGNDSYESDLDDGGASFFTSTESGWGFSNTGQFLGNDVSVDNYTVKNTSRLLMDNPELYMSARVSSLSLTYYGFCLVNGSYNVSLHFAEIIFTNDGTYSSLGRRVFDIYIQGEQVAKDFDIRDEAGGVGKKIVKTYTVNVSTTLFIRLNWAGKGTTTIPSRGVYGPLISAISVKPNFWVPPKDRPLQRNGNGVSAWTVSGIVVGTLCLINLILGALWWRGYLRCRNATELELNGLTGSFTLRQIKTATNNFDVANKIGEGGFGSVYKGVLSDGTLIAVKQLSSKSRQGNREFLNELGVISALQHPHLVKLHGCCIEGNQLLLAYEYMENNNLARALFGPKEWQLELDWPTRYRICIGIAKGLAFLHEESRLKIVHRDIKATNVLLDKNLNAKISDFGMAKLDEEDNTHISTRVAGTYGYMAPEYALRGYLTDKADVYSYGIVLLEIVSGASNIPDRTKENNFILLDRANFLKSTGNLMELVDPKLNSIYDIQEMVVVINLAILCTAISPINRPTMSSVVCMLEGRIVPQEFAVEQSVSVTEIDRHKMMKQLEDTNESQITEMSTRCTDSPKSAVDLYPVDAFSDYLENRPSDTNKLLS
- the LOC110898799 gene encoding probable leucine-rich repeat receptor-like serine/threonine-protein kinase At3g14840 isoform X2 — protein: MLLVILCVTVLPFAFASINTTCLPSKEVDALREIGRKLGKDWDFERDPCRDWEISSIGERENNVTCIAEPNSTICHVVSINLQGQSLPGILPPELVNLPYLQNLELNRNRLSGTIPPAWGFMERIVNIALLANRLNGSIPQELGNIRTLKSLSVEDNMMYGAIPHELGNLTSIERFRISGNNFSGKIPDFIGEWTSLTSLRIQASGLEGPIPSSITLSESLTDLRISDLGGPDTLCPPFSNTTRFTHLFLRSCNLIGQLPQYLASSLEVLDFSFNKLNGSIPKSFSELQDTNYIYLTGNLLSGSVPDWMLSIGNEIDLSYNNFTYNNPPMSGCHVRKTNLFASFSDDTISNKVACLGSSGCQTNWSSLYIDCGGNGLSVGNDSYESDLDDGGASFFTSTESGWGFSNTGQFLGNDVSVDNYTVKNTSRLLMDNPELYMSARVSSLSLTYYGFCLVNGSYNVSLHFAEIIFTNDGTYSSLGRRVFDIYIQGEQVAKDFDIRDEAGGVGKKIVKTYTVNVSTTLFIRLNWAGKGTTTIPSRGVYGPLISAISVKPKLNGLTGSFTLRQIKTATNNFDVANKIGEGGFGSVYKGVLSDGTLIAVKQLSSKSRQGNREFLNELGVISALQHPHLVKLHGCCIEGNQLLLAYEYMENNNLARALFGPKEWQLELDWPTRYRICIGIAKGLAFLHEESRLKIVHRDIKATNVLLDKNLNAKISDFGMAKLDEEDNTHISTRVAGTYGYMAPEYALRGYLTDKADVYSYGIVLLEIVSGASNIPDRTKENNFILLDRANFLKSTGNLMELVDPKLNSIYDIQEMVVVINLAILCTAISPINRPTMSSVVCMLEGRIVPQEFAVEQSVSVTEIDRHKMMKQLEDTNESQITEMSTRCTDSPKSAVDLYPVDAFSDYLENRPSDTNKLLS
- the LOC110898799 gene encoding probable leucine-rich repeat receptor-like serine/threonine-protein kinase At3g14840 isoform X3, whose translation is MMYGAIPHELGNLTSIERFRISGNNFSGKIPDFIGEWTSLTSLRIQASGLEGPIPSSITLSESLTDLRISDLGGPDTLCPPFSNTTRFTHLFLRSCNLIGQLPQYLASSLEVLDFSFNKLNGSIPKSFSELQDTNYIYLTGNLLSGSVPDWMLSIGNEIDLSYNNFTYNNPPMSGCHVRKTNLFASFSDDTISNKVACLGSSGCQTNWSSLYIDCGGNGLSVGNDSYESDLDDGGASFFTSTESGWGFSNTGQFLGNDVSVDNYTVKNTSRLLMDNPELYMSARVSSLSLTYYGFCLVNGSYNVSLHFAEIIFTNDGTYSSLGRRVFDIYIQGEQVAKDFDIRDEAGGVGKKIVKTYTVNVSTTLFIRLNWAGKGTTTIPSRGVYGPLISAISVKPNFWVPPKDRPLQRNGNGVSAWTVSGIVVGTLCLINLILGALWWRGYLRCRNATELELNGLTGSFTLRQIKTATNNFDVANKIGEGGFGSVYKGVLSDGTLIAVKQLSSKSRQGNREFLNELGVISALQHPHLVKLHGCCIEGNQLLLAYEYMENNNLARALFGPKEWQLELDWPTRYRICIGIAKGLAFLHEESRLKIVHRDIKATNVLLDKNLNAKISDFGMAKLDEEDNTHISTRVAGTYGYMAPEYALRGYLTDKADVYSYGIVLLEIVSGASNIPDRTKENNFILLDRANFLKSTGNLMELVDPKLNSIYDIQEMVVVINLAILCTAISPINRPTMSSVVCMLEGRIVPQEFAVEQSVSVTEIDRHKMMKQLEDTNESQITEMSTRCTDSPKSAVDLYPVDAFSDYLENRPSDTNKLLS
- the LOC110898799 gene encoding probable leucine-rich repeat receptor-like serine/threonine-protein kinase At3g14840 isoform X4, which produces MKEFRISGNNFSGKIPDFIGEWTSLTSLRIQASGLEGPIPSSITLSESLTDLRISDLGGPDTLCPPFSNTTRFTHLFLRSCNLIGQLPQYLASSLEVLDFSFNKLNGSIPKSFSELQDTNYIYLTGNLLSGSVPDWMLSIGNEIDLSYNNFTYNNPPMSGCHVRKTNLFASFSDDTISNKVACLGSSGCQTNWSSLYIDCGGNGLSVGNDSYESDLDDGGASFFTSTESGWGFSNTGQFLGNDVSVDNYTVKNTSRLLMDNPELYMSARVSSLSLTYYGFCLVNGSYNVSLHFAEIIFTNDGTYSSLGRRVFDIYIQGEQVAKDFDIRDEAGGVGKKIVKTYTVNVSTTLFIRLNWAGKGTTTIPSRGVYGPLISAISVKPNFWVPPKDRPLQRNGNGVSAWTVSGIVVGTLCLINLILGALWWRGYLRCRNATELELNGLTGSFTLRQIKTATNNFDVANKIGEGGFGSVYKGVLSDGTLIAVKQLSSKSRQGNREFLNELGVISALQHPHLVKLHGCCIEGNQLLLAYEYMENNNLARALFGPKEWQLELDWPTRYRICIGIAKGLAFLHEESRLKIVHRDIKATNVLLDKNLNAKISDFGMAKLDEEDNTHISTRVAGTYGYMAPEYALRGYLTDKADVYSYGIVLLEIVSGASNIPDRTKENNFILLDRANFLKSTGNLMELVDPKLNSIYDIQEMVVVINLAILCTAISPINRPTMSSVVCMLEGRIVPQEFAVEQSVSVTEIDRHKMMKQLEDTNESQITEMSTRCTDSPKSAVDLYPVDAFSDYLENRPSDTNKLLS